In Archangium violaceum, the following are encoded in one genomic region:
- a CDS encoding phytoene desaturase family protein, with the protein MTSTWYDAVVVGAGFGGLATALELTQRGARVALCETLNYPGGCASTFRRHGYSFEAGATLFSGLAEEQLFGRWVRQLGLDVTVDWLDPLVELRTPGMRLGVYRERQRLMDQLHAFPGAPADALRGFFTLQQQVAQALWPLFDDPTLLPPLDLRALLRHTSRATRYLPLVRWMGRPLGAVLERFGLLGFTPLRTYLDALCQITVQCGATEAEAPFALAAMDYYWRGTGHVRGGIGRLASALAGAVETGGGEVLFANRVKSLEPVPGGWKVTSRQGELHARHVVANMLPQGLVRLLGLPPERVPSYLRTLAGRVEEGWGAVMLYLVVRAPGEASPSAHHLELVQNEQAPFVEGNHLFASLSGEADTGRAPPGHRTLTVSTHVPLRSLMARSEEEQARLVSTIQERMRQGLRRLAPEWMENVQHEMTASPRTFERFTQREAGAVGGVPRRAGLHHYRTLGPREVQRGLWLVGDSVFPGQSTLATALGGVRTAACIARAARIQSPSKRTPAALASDTNRSTLST; encoded by the coding sequence ATGACGAGCACCTGGTATGACGCAGTGGTGGTGGGCGCGGGCTTCGGCGGACTGGCCACGGCGCTCGAGCTCACCCAACGGGGCGCCCGCGTGGCGCTCTGCGAGACCCTCAACTATCCGGGAGGTTGCGCCAGCACCTTCCGCCGACACGGCTACTCCTTCGAGGCGGGCGCCACCCTCTTCTCCGGGCTCGCCGAGGAGCAGCTCTTCGGACGCTGGGTGCGCCAGCTCGGGCTGGACGTGACGGTGGACTGGTTGGATCCGCTGGTGGAGCTGCGCACCCCGGGCATGCGGCTGGGCGTGTACCGCGAGCGCCAGCGCCTGATGGACCAGCTCCACGCCTTCCCCGGCGCCCCGGCCGACGCGCTGCGCGGCTTCTTCACGCTGCAGCAGCAGGTGGCCCAGGCGCTGTGGCCCCTCTTCGATGATCCCACGCTGCTGCCGCCGCTCGACCTGCGCGCACTGCTGCGGCACACCTCGCGCGCCACGCGGTACCTGCCGCTGGTGCGCTGGATGGGACGGCCGCTCGGGGCCGTGCTGGAGCGCTTCGGCCTGCTGGGCTTCACCCCGCTGCGCACGTACCTGGACGCGCTCTGCCAGATAACGGTGCAGTGCGGCGCCACCGAGGCCGAGGCCCCCTTCGCGCTCGCGGCCATGGACTACTACTGGCGAGGCACCGGGCACGTGCGCGGAGGCATCGGCCGGCTGGCGAGCGCGCTCGCGGGGGCCGTGGAGACCGGGGGAGGCGAGGTGCTGTTCGCCAACCGGGTGAAGTCGCTCGAGCCCGTGCCCGGAGGCTGGAAGGTGACGTCGCGGCAGGGCGAGCTGCACGCGCGCCACGTGGTGGCCAACATGCTTCCGCAGGGGCTGGTGCGGCTGCTGGGACTGCCGCCCGAGCGCGTGCCCTCGTACCTGCGAACGCTGGCGGGACGGGTGGAGGAAGGCTGGGGGGCGGTGATGCTGTACCTCGTGGTGAGAGCACCCGGGGAGGCCTCACCGAGCGCGCACCACCTGGAGCTGGTGCAGAACGAGCAGGCGCCCTTCGTCGAGGGCAACCACCTCTTCGCCTCGCTCAGCGGAGAGGCGGACACGGGCCGCGCGCCGCCGGGCCACCGGACGCTGACGGTGTCCACGCACGTGCCCCTGCGCTCGCTGATGGCGCGCTCCGAGGAGGAGCAGGCCCGGCTCGTCTCCACCATCCAGGAGCGGATGCGGCAGGGACTGAGACGGCTGGCGCCCGAGTGGATGGAGAACGTGCAGCACGAGATGACGGCCTCGCCGCGCACCTTCGAGCGCTTCACCCAGCGCGAGGCGGGGGCAGTGGGCGGAGTGCCGCGGCGCGCCGGGCTGCACCACTACCGCACGCTGGGGCCCCGCGAGGTGCAGCGCGGGCTGTGGCTGGTGGGGGACTCGGTGTTCCCGGGGCAGAGCACGTTGGCCACGGCGCTCGGTGGGGTGCGTACGGCGGCGTGCATCGCGAGGGCGGCGAGGATTCAGTCCCCCTCGAAGCGGACTCCCGCCGCCCTGGCCTCGGACACCAACCGGTCCACCTTGTCGACATAG
- a CDS encoding SGNH/GDSL hydrolase family protein has protein sequence MNGSQRTRVLVCAWAILGVACGPGGDGWEESFPSEPGTSGEVSTEAPLPNGGLEVAPVNVEPEVGQPRAVPPLFQPGYHAALRWSYSTGNVTFRLRVPVGRAGQRVRLAFRSGDGSLVLRRATVARAGPNGSLASTPVTVTFSGAQGFSVGARKRVVSDPVPFPVGFRDELAVSFEVQGALGVSAIETLPGSYVRSGAYTGTTGAIGGSAWARAVGLATVDVEGPPARAFVAIGDSITEGYITEHDDTRKAWPSLAEAQLGVPIVNAGVSGQGFYDELQNLDQEVLSLQGVTDCIVLLGTNDLSSLEVSGLQTRMNLLLSRLAPLCRTWVSTLLPKEKSNHGDYEVVKRDRLAMNAWIRSTFPDVIDLEAVTRQPDNVHLFLDGLEVDGIHPSAEGHRVMAAEVVRVLREKGVQPEQGVQPQGEEPSEP, from the coding sequence ATGAACGGAAGCCAACGGACGCGAGTCCTGGTGTGTGCTTGGGCAATCCTCGGGGTCGCCTGCGGGCCCGGCGGGGACGGGTGGGAAGAGTCCTTCCCTTCCGAGCCGGGCACCTCCGGGGAGGTGTCCACCGAGGCGCCCCTGCCCAACGGAGGGCTCGAGGTGGCGCCCGTCAACGTGGAGCCTGAGGTGGGACAGCCCCGGGCCGTGCCCCCGCTGTTCCAGCCGGGCTACCACGCGGCGCTGCGCTGGTCCTACAGCACGGGCAACGTGACGTTCCGCCTGCGCGTGCCGGTGGGCCGCGCGGGGCAACGGGTGCGGCTCGCCTTCCGATCGGGGGATGGGAGCCTGGTGCTGCGCCGGGCCACGGTGGCGCGCGCCGGTCCCAACGGCTCGCTGGCCTCCACGCCCGTGACGGTGACGTTCTCCGGTGCACAGGGCTTCTCCGTGGGGGCGAGGAAGCGCGTGGTGTCCGATCCCGTGCCCTTCCCCGTGGGCTTCCGCGACGAGCTGGCCGTGTCCTTCGAAGTGCAGGGCGCGCTGGGCGTGAGCGCCATCGAGACGCTGCCCGGCAGCTACGTGCGCTCGGGGGCCTATACGGGCACCACGGGCGCCATTGGTGGCTCGGCCTGGGCCCGCGCGGTGGGACTGGCCACCGTGGACGTGGAGGGCCCGCCCGCGCGCGCCTTCGTCGCCATCGGCGACAGCATCACCGAGGGCTACATCACCGAGCACGATGACACGCGCAAGGCCTGGCCCTCGCTGGCCGAGGCCCAGCTCGGCGTGCCCATCGTCAACGCCGGTGTGTCCGGCCAGGGCTTCTACGACGAGTTGCAGAACCTGGATCAGGAGGTGCTGTCGCTCCAGGGCGTCACCGACTGCATCGTGCTGCTGGGCACCAATGACCTGAGCTCGCTGGAAGTGAGCGGCTTGCAGACGCGGATGAACCTGCTCCTCTCGCGGCTCGCGCCCCTGTGCCGCACCTGGGTGAGCACGCTGCTTCCCAAGGAGAAGTCCAACCACGGCGACTACGAGGTGGTGAAGAGGGACCGGCTGGCGATGAACGCGTGGATTCGAAGCACCTTCCCCGACGTCATCGACCTCGAGGCGGTGACGCGCCAGCCGGACAACGTGCACCTCTTCCTGGACGGGTTGGAGGTGGACGGCATCCACCCGAGCGCCGAGGGCCATCGCGTCATGGCCGCCGAGGTGGTGCGCGTGCTGCGCGAGAAGGGCGTCCAGCCGGAGCAGGGCGTCCAGCCCCAGGGCGAGGAACCCTCCGAGCCCTGA
- a CDS encoding MHYT domain-containing protein, whose protein sequence is MHWGSEILAGNLLGCLRCAGAHIEGAYHPGLVLLSILIAVAASYTALDLAGRVAGTTGMARRVILGSGAAMMGVGIWSMHFVGMLAFRMSMPMSYGPGLTALSMGVAILGAWAALFVVSRSLVTPDRLVTGGIFMGLAICAMHYIGMAAMLMEATLQYDPLLFTLSVLVAIAASLAALWLALRFQREQRAWSWAKLVSALLMGAAISGMHYTGMAAARFVPTPMPPGYVASGFEIGGLGAVAIGVATLAGLALTLLGSLVDIEQRHAQRTLTLLADTSALLGRSLDIPTIAELLAGQVAPEVGDGCLVDLFEEDGSSLRRLAVRYPRHREEEERYRCIRYVLDEHSESPLQKVLRTGQPELFSPLPRGVLERLAGGSECLSLPRDARARALLIVPLMHRERVLGVITVFTRERPLTGPERALVHELGRRAGSAVENARLYHEAQEAIRVRDEFLSIASHELNTPLTPLLMNLQRLQRTVAGGEGTHALTDEQLHRMVDVAQRQTKRLARLVSELLDISRIRLGRLELHREELDLEQVVRGVVGRLGEELAWTGSRPTLHVDGPMVGQWDKARMELVVGNLLANASRYGQGKPVDVSVRGHEGEVCLVVRDRGIGIAPEARKRIFERFERASSRNFGGLGLGLYIVRQIVEAHGGTIGVESELGVGSTFTVKLPRRQTH, encoded by the coding sequence GTGCACTGGGGCTCCGAGATACTCGCGGGAAATCTGCTCGGGTGCCTTCGATGCGCCGGGGCGCACATCGAAGGGGCCTATCATCCGGGCCTGGTCCTGCTCTCCATCCTGATCGCCGTGGCGGCCTCCTATACGGCCCTGGACCTCGCGGGCCGGGTGGCGGGCACTACCGGAATGGCGCGGCGGGTCATCCTGGGCAGCGGCGCGGCGATGATGGGCGTGGGCATCTGGTCCATGCACTTCGTGGGGATGCTGGCCTTCCGCATGTCCATGCCGATGAGCTACGGGCCCGGGCTCACGGCCCTCTCCATGGGGGTGGCCATCCTCGGGGCGTGGGCGGCCCTGTTCGTGGTCAGCCGCAGCCTCGTCACGCCGGATCGGCTGGTGACGGGCGGCATCTTCATGGGGCTGGCCATCTGCGCCATGCACTACATCGGCATGGCCGCCATGCTCATGGAGGCGACGCTCCAGTACGACCCGCTGCTGTTCACGCTCTCGGTGCTCGTCGCCATCGCCGCGTCATTGGCCGCGCTGTGGCTGGCCTTGCGGTTCCAGCGGGAGCAGCGCGCCTGGTCCTGGGCGAAGCTGGTCAGCGCCCTGCTGATGGGCGCGGCCATCTCCGGCATGCACTACACGGGAATGGCGGCGGCCCGCTTCGTCCCCACGCCCATGCCACCGGGGTACGTCGCCAGCGGCTTCGAGATTGGCGGGCTGGGCGCGGTGGCCATCGGCGTGGCCACGCTGGCCGGTCTGGCGCTCACCCTGCTCGGCTCGCTGGTGGACATCGAGCAGCGGCACGCCCAGCGCACCCTGACGCTGCTGGCGGACACCAGCGCCCTGCTGGGGCGCAGCCTGGACATCCCCACCATCGCGGAGCTGCTGGCGGGCCAGGTGGCACCGGAGGTGGGTGACGGGTGCCTGGTGGACCTGTTCGAGGAGGACGGCAGCTCGCTGCGCCGCCTGGCGGTCCGCTACCCGCGTCACCGGGAGGAGGAGGAGCGCTACCGGTGCATCCGCTACGTCCTCGACGAGCACTCGGAGTCACCGCTGCAGAAGGTGTTGCGCACCGGGCAGCCCGAGCTGTTCTCGCCCCTGCCGCGCGGCGTGCTGGAGCGGCTGGCCGGCGGGTCCGAGTGTCTCTCACTGCCGAGGGACGCGCGGGCGCGGGCGCTGCTCATCGTGCCGCTGATGCACCGCGAGCGGGTGCTGGGCGTCATCACCGTCTTCACGCGGGAGCGCCCGCTGACGGGCCCGGAGCGCGCGCTGGTGCACGAGCTGGGGCGGCGCGCGGGCAGCGCGGTGGAGAACGCCCGGCTCTACCACGAGGCGCAGGAGGCCATCCGCGTGCGCGACGAGTTCCTCTCCATCGCCTCTCACGAGCTGAACACGCCCCTCACGCCCTTGCTGATGAACCTGCAGCGGTTGCAGCGCACGGTGGCCGGTGGCGAGGGCACGCACGCGCTGACCGACGAGCAGTTGCACCGGATGGTGGACGTGGCACAGCGCCAGACGAAGCGGCTGGCGCGGCTGGTGAGTGAGCTGCTGGACATCTCGCGCATCCGCCTGGGGAGGCTGGAGCTGCACCGGGAGGAGCTGGACCTGGAGCAGGTGGTGCGCGGCGTGGTGGGGCGGCTCGGCGAGGAGCTGGCGTGGACCGGGAGCAGACCCACGCTGCACGTGGACGGTCCGATGGTGGGGCAATGGGACAAAGCCCGGATGGAGCTGGTGGTGGGCAACCTGCTGGCCAACGCCTCGCGGTACGGACAGGGCAAGCCGGTGGACGTGTCGGTGCGCGGACACGAGGGCGAGGTCTGTCTGGTGGTGAGGGATCGCGGCATCGGCATCGCGCCCGAGGCCCGCAAGCGCATCTTCGAGCGCTTCGAGCGCGCGTCCTCGCGCAACTTCGGTGGGCTGGGGCTGGGCCTCTACATCGTGCGGCAGATCGTCGAGGCCCATGGCGGCACCATCGGGGTGGAGAGCGAGCTGGGCGTTGGCTCCACCTTCACCGTGAAGCTTCCCCGGCGGCAGACGCACTGA
- a CDS encoding DoxX family protein codes for MNSPMPHTSQAANTLVPARPAESRNPCLRLVRSRVSRERLDSWLERVPETAGRYQLRGVTGIIFMVFGLMKIFDTTLPILVGAPGLQVTTGAEGFARLIAGLGIPFPLLNAWMVIAVELLCGLGLILAAWLPATRLVTRLCALPLLGDMMVALLVGIREVQGRPVMLDGLPVMNQFWRLPLELGLLLGMAYLLWRPVPRAEVSRPVPVPVPVPVRVTEKRP; via the coding sequence ATGAACTCGCCCATGCCTCACACCTCCCAGGCCGCCAACACTCTGGTCCCCGCCCGCCCCGCCGAGAGCCGCAACCCGTGCCTCCGCCTCGTGCGCTCGCGGGTCTCGCGCGAACGGCTCGACTCCTGGCTCGAGCGCGTCCCCGAGACCGCCGGCCGCTACCAGCTGCGCGGCGTGACGGGCATCATCTTCATGGTCTTCGGGCTGATGAAGATCTTCGACACCACGCTGCCCATCCTCGTGGGCGCGCCCGGGTTGCAGGTGACGACGGGAGCGGAGGGCTTCGCGAGGTTGATCGCCGGACTCGGCATCCCCTTCCCCCTGCTCAACGCATGGATGGTCATCGCGGTGGAGCTGCTGTGCGGTCTGGGACTCATCCTCGCCGCGTGGCTGCCGGCGACGCGGCTCGTCACCCGGCTCTGTGCCCTGCCCCTGCTGGGGGACATGATGGTGGCGCTGCTGGTGGGCATCCGTGAGGTACAGGGACGGCCGGTGATGCTGGATGGGCTCCCCGTGATGAACCAGTTCTGGAGGCTGCCGCTGGAGCTGGGGCTGCTGCTGGGCATGGCGTACCTGCTGTGGAGGCCCGTGCCCCGCGCGGAGGTGTCGCGCCCCGTGCCCGTGCCCGTGCCCGTGCCGGTTCGCGTGACCGAGAAGCGCCCGTAG
- a CDS encoding RNA polymerase sigma factor produces MSQAFAGDGQHFESVIGPHRPLLLGLARKLCRNSGAADPEDLVQDTLERALRHFDQLREWSDSTRRAWLCTTLQRKFLDQCRRQRTENSEGPDLERVGAPVLVREPRAWRTWERVSDEELRWAITRLRPPLRTAFELHLAGLRYKAIAEKLGTTPGTVGFWLHQARRELKALLRPVAAAHAEEHAP; encoded by the coding sequence ATGTCACAGGCCTTCGCTGGAGATGGCCAGCACTTCGAATCCGTCATCGGCCCGCACCGGCCACTCCTGCTCGGACTCGCACGCAAGTTGTGCCGCAACAGCGGCGCCGCGGATCCGGAAGACCTCGTCCAGGACACGTTGGAACGCGCGCTGCGCCACTTCGACCAGTTGCGCGAGTGGAGTGACAGCACGCGCCGCGCGTGGTTGTGCACCACGCTCCAGCGGAAGTTCCTCGACCAATGCCGCCGCCAGCGCACCGAGAACAGTGAGGGCCCGGACCTGGAACGCGTGGGCGCCCCGGTGCTCGTGCGTGAGCCCCGCGCGTGGCGCACCTGGGAGCGCGTCTCCGACGAGGAGTTGCGGTGGGCCATCACGCGCCTGCGGCCGCCCCTGCGCACCGCCTTCGAGTTGCACCTCGCGGGGCTGCGCTACAAGGCCATCGCCGAGAAGCTCGGCACCACCCCGGGAACCGTGGGCTTCTGGCTGCACCAGGCGCGGCGCGAGCTGAAGGCCCTGCTGCGCCCCGTCGCCGCCGCGCACGCGGAAGAGCACGCGCCCTGA
- a CDS encoding response regulator, with amino-acid sequence MSTILLVDDEPELLDLYTEVLELMDHRVLRAHDGREALEIAHERRPDLVVTDWQMPRMSGVELCRRLVQDAELHDVPIIMHSSATDPHAPGVRAFLSKCSELTEFEEVVNRTLTDSGASQQGPPSRRITLEDLSRVARRTTWETDSGCATVH; translated from the coding sequence ATGAGCACCATTCTTCTTGTCGATGACGAGCCCGAGCTCCTCGACCTCTATACGGAAGTTCTCGAGCTGATGGACCACCGTGTGCTTCGTGCACATGATGGAAGGGAGGCCCTGGAGATCGCCCACGAGCGGCGGCCGGACCTCGTGGTGACGGACTGGCAGATGCCGCGCATGAGCGGGGTCGAGCTGTGCCGGCGCCTCGTGCAGGACGCGGAGCTGCATGACGTCCCCATCATCATGCACAGCTCCGCGACGGATCCGCATGCCCCGGGCGTCCGGGCCTTCCTCTCCAAGTGCTCGGAGCTGACCGAGTTTGAAGAGGTGGTGAACCGGACACTGACGGACTCGGGCGCGAGCCAGCAGGGTCCGCCCTCCCGGCGCATCACCCTGGAGGACCTGTCGCGGGTGGCGCGGCGGACCACCTGGGAGACTGATAGCGGGTGTGCGACGGTCCACTGA
- a CDS encoding protein kinase domain-containing protein, translated as MGRTGDQDGQGSVHLHWDEAKPGVDAAASDFGDSFLMEVASYGPASTFRRLLPGERLGGADGRRFEIIEALGEGSMGQVFRARDDELQRVVALKFLFPREELAGMGLREARAIAQLDHENIVRIFDVSEWKGGPGEPTVPFLVMECLDGESLADLLARERRPPLRRTLEIMRDVAAGLAHAHEHHIIHRDLKPNNVFISRQGTVKLLDFGLAWLVTPGSAMHLPMAGTPPYMAPEQWLGERVDARTDVWAAGVMMYELLTGQLPYPGLMVEEMREKALSPEPVPSPRERNPELSWELESLLSVALAKDPEKRLLSAAELRDELRELEELLRPGRESRRLVAPQRRQVTLVFCRLAGLSPLAEELDPEDFGELEATFHRAGSEVIQHHGGFVTLCMADELLACFGYPVAKEGDAECAVLAGLDLPKAVHDALHAKLPPGTSPELAVQVGIYTDMVVLDDILPELRGRTPTIQGEAPRIAAWLAGQAGPDEVVVGPNTHSLVQRAFDTEPLGARAFDGRRTLRAHHVLRSRAAVIRFERTLERDGKLSSLVGRGRELQVLLDAWRQAREGHGGYVLVSGEAGIGKSRLIQELRERVLKEKPLLLRLQCWSQFSTSAFHPVIEMLQRLWVRPERTPEENLRAVERFLEERGLRPVQVRLLASLVSLPVAEDSPHLRLTPQRQKDETLAALASLLVRNAGERPLLMVVEDLHWADPSTLQLLTFLLGIVEKTRLLFVLSARPEFRPPWAQRPGFQSITLERLPAACTQQLVNEVARGQGLPDEVVSQLVARTDGIPLFVEEMTRVMLEGGSAASIPITLQELLLARLDSLPRRHKQLAQLCAVVGRSFSHSLLVLLTGLGEAALRRDLLGLVSAGLLQSRDAESEPGYQFRHALIQEAAYQSLPRSARRQYHQRIARALAEHFPEEAGTRPELLAHHYTEAGEVKPAIRYWRLAGMRASLRSANQEAVSHLTQALKLLRALPDAETLTKEELQLLIALGIPLMHLHGFSSSEVESTYTRVRQLVLQVGEELPRLELSFWGAFAYYFARGKTREAHEVGELLVSLGERQGNQELLSMGHRMMATDFFTWGEMSRALKHVRQALEYSDCELEQHRLLAVRHWVDPRASALAYGSVILSVMGRGEEAERFAREALELCGRIGHPHTTAFVLTYCALGAQLRWDARTTLSLADQCIPLAREHRFLLWYLWPSAMKAWALSELGQPREGLRLMREVMEQWKLSGILAGMHHNLGMQAIIHLRLGEVREGLATVDEALTWPAVTEEYSYLPELHRARGELLRRAGREEEARGEFLQAIQLAHEHEMFAYEQRAQASLRRQLQETGSHGEEPLHP; from the coding sequence ATGGGACGGACCGGCGATCAGGACGGCCAGGGGTCGGTGCATCTCCATTGGGATGAAGCGAAGCCCGGGGTGGACGCTGCGGCGTCCGACTTCGGCGATTCATTCCTGATGGAGGTGGCCAGCTATGGCCCGGCGTCGACGTTCCGCCGGCTGCTCCCCGGAGAGCGGCTGGGGGGCGCGGACGGACGCCGCTTCGAAATCATCGAGGCGCTGGGGGAGGGCTCCATGGGCCAGGTGTTCCGGGCCCGGGACGACGAGCTGCAGCGCGTGGTGGCCCTCAAGTTCCTCTTTCCGCGCGAGGAACTCGCCGGCATGGGCCTGAGGGAGGCCCGGGCCATCGCGCAGCTCGACCACGAGAACATCGTCCGCATCTTCGACGTGTCCGAGTGGAAGGGGGGACCGGGCGAGCCCACCGTCCCCTTCCTCGTCATGGAATGTCTGGATGGCGAGTCGCTCGCGGACCTGCTGGCGCGGGAGCGGCGACCCCCCCTGCGGCGCACCCTGGAAATCATGCGCGACGTGGCCGCGGGGCTGGCGCACGCGCACGAGCACCACATCATCCACCGCGACCTCAAGCCCAACAACGTCTTCATCTCACGCCAGGGCACGGTGAAGCTGCTGGACTTCGGCCTGGCGTGGCTCGTCACCCCGGGCAGCGCCATGCACCTGCCCATGGCCGGCACGCCTCCTTATATGGCCCCGGAGCAGTGGCTGGGCGAGCGGGTGGACGCTCGCACGGACGTCTGGGCGGCCGGCGTCATGATGTACGAGCTGCTCACCGGACAGCTGCCCTACCCGGGTCTGATGGTGGAGGAGATGCGCGAGAAGGCGCTCTCCCCGGAGCCGGTGCCGTCCCCGCGCGAGCGCAACCCGGAGCTGTCCTGGGAGCTGGAGTCGCTCCTGTCCGTGGCGCTGGCGAAGGATCCCGAGAAGCGTCTTCTATCGGCCGCGGAGCTGAGGGACGAGCTGCGCGAGTTGGAGGAGCTGCTGCGCCCGGGACGCGAGTCGCGGCGCCTGGTGGCGCCCCAGCGCCGGCAGGTGACGCTGGTCTTCTGCCGGCTGGCGGGGCTCTCCCCGCTGGCGGAGGAGTTGGATCCGGAGGACTTCGGCGAGCTGGAGGCGACCTTCCACCGCGCCGGCTCGGAGGTCATCCAGCACCACGGCGGCTTCGTCACCCTGTGCATGGCGGACGAGCTGCTGGCCTGCTTCGGCTATCCGGTGGCGAAGGAGGGGGACGCGGAGTGCGCGGTGCTCGCGGGGTTGGACCTGCCCAAGGCCGTGCACGACGCCCTTCACGCGAAGCTGCCGCCGGGGACGAGCCCGGAGCTGGCGGTGCAGGTGGGCATCTACACGGACATGGTCGTGCTGGACGACATCCTCCCGGAGCTGCGGGGGCGCACACCCACCATCCAAGGCGAGGCTCCGCGCATCGCCGCCTGGCTGGCGGGGCAGGCCGGGCCGGACGAGGTGGTGGTCGGCCCCAACACCCACAGCCTGGTCCAGCGTGCCTTCGACACCGAGCCTCTCGGGGCTCGGGCCTTCGACGGGCGGCGCACCCTGAGGGCGCACCACGTCTTGCGCTCGCGCGCGGCCGTCATCCGTTTCGAGCGCACGCTCGAGCGGGATGGGAAGTTGAGCTCCCTGGTGGGCCGCGGGCGCGAGCTTCAAGTGTTGCTCGACGCCTGGCGCCAGGCCCGCGAGGGACATGGGGGGTACGTGCTCGTCAGTGGTGAGGCGGGCATCGGCAAGTCCCGCCTCATCCAGGAGTTGCGCGAGCGGGTGCTGAAGGAGAAGCCCCTGCTCCTGCGGCTCCAATGTTGGAGCCAGTTCAGCACCAGCGCCTTCCACCCCGTCATCGAGATGTTGCAGCGGCTGTGGGTGCGTCCAGAGCGCACGCCCGAGGAGAACCTGCGCGCGGTGGAGCGGTTCCTCGAGGAGCGGGGGCTGAGGCCGGTCCAGGTGCGCCTGCTGGCGTCGCTGGTGTCACTGCCCGTGGCCGAGGACTCGCCGCACCTGCGCCTCACCCCGCAGCGGCAGAAGGACGAGACGCTGGCGGCCCTGGCCTCGCTGCTGGTGCGCAACGCCGGCGAGCGCCCGTTGCTGATGGTGGTGGAGGACCTGCACTGGGCGGACCCGTCCACGCTGCAACTGCTGACGTTCCTGCTCGGCATCGTGGAGAAGACGCGGCTGCTCTTCGTCCTCAGCGCCCGGCCCGAGTTCCGCCCGCCCTGGGCGCAGCGCCCCGGCTTCCAGTCCATCACCCTGGAGCGGCTGCCAGCGGCGTGCACGCAGCAGCTGGTGAACGAGGTGGCGCGGGGACAGGGCCTGCCGGACGAGGTGGTGTCGCAACTGGTGGCCCGCACGGACGGCATCCCCCTCTTCGTGGAGGAGATGACGCGCGTGATGTTGGAGGGCGGCTCGGCGGCGTCCATCCCCATCACGCTGCAGGAGCTGCTGCTGGCCCGGCTGGATTCATTGCCGCGCCGGCACAAGCAGCTCGCGCAGCTGTGCGCGGTGGTGGGGCGTAGCTTCTCGCATTCGCTGCTCGTCCTCCTCACGGGGCTGGGCGAGGCCGCGCTGCGCAGGGACCTGCTGGGGCTGGTGTCCGCGGGGCTGCTGCAGTCGCGGGACGCGGAGTCCGAGCCCGGCTACCAGTTCCGCCACGCCCTCATCCAGGAGGCGGCCTACCAGTCCCTGCCCCGCAGCGCGCGGCGGCAGTACCACCAGCGCATCGCTCGGGCCCTGGCGGAGCACTTCCCCGAGGAGGCCGGGACCCGGCCCGAGCTGCTGGCCCACCACTACACCGAGGCCGGCGAGGTGAAGCCCGCCATCCGCTACTGGAGACTCGCCGGCATGCGCGCCAGCCTGCGCTCGGCCAACCAGGAGGCGGTGAGCCACCTCACCCAGGCGTTGAAGCTGCTGCGGGCCCTCCCGGATGCCGAGACGCTCACGAAGGAAGAGCTGCAGCTGCTCATCGCCCTGGGCATTCCGCTGATGCATTTGCACGGCTTCAGCTCCTCCGAGGTGGAGAGCACGTACACGCGGGTGCGGCAGCTCGTCCTCCAGGTGGGTGAGGAGCTGCCCCGCCTGGAGCTGAGCTTCTGGGGCGCCTTCGCCTACTACTTCGCGCGAGGCAAGACGCGGGAGGCGCACGAGGTGGGCGAGCTGCTGGTGAGCCTGGGCGAGCGCCAGGGCAACCAGGAGCTGCTCTCCATGGGGCACCGGATGATGGCCACGGACTTCTTCACCTGGGGCGAGATGAGCCGGGCGTTGAAGCACGTGCGGCAGGCGCTGGAGTACTCGGACTGCGAGCTGGAGCAGCACCGGCTCCTCGCCGTGCGGCACTGGGTGGACCCGCGCGCGTCGGCGCTGGCCTATGGCTCCGTCATCCTCTCCGTGATGGGACGCGGGGAGGAGGCCGAGCGCTTCGCGCGGGAGGCCCTGGAGCTGTGCGGGCGCATCGGCCACCCTCACACGACGGCCTTCGTGCTGACATACTGCGCCCTCGGCGCCCAGCTGCGGTGGGACGCGCGGACGACCCTCTCGCTGGCGGATCAGTGCATCCCGCTCGCACGCGAGCACCGCTTCCTGCTGTGGTACCTGTGGCCCTCCGCGATGAAGGCCTGGGCCCTCTCCGAGCTGGGTCAGCCGCGGGAAGGCCTGCGGCTGATGCGCGAGGTGATGGAGCAGTGGAAGCTGTCGGGCATCCTCGCCGGCATGCATCACAACCTGGGCATGCAGGCCATCATCCACCTGCGGCTGGGAGAGGTGCGGGAAGGACTGGCCACCGTGGACGAGGCGTTGACGTGGCCGGCGGTGACGGAGGAGTACTCGTACCTGCCCGAGCTGCACCGGGCCCGGGGCGAGCTGCTGCGGCGGGCCGGCCGCGAGGAGGAGGCCCGCGGGGAGTTCCTCCAGGCCATCCAGCTCGCCCACGAGCACGAGATGTTCGCCTACGAGCAGCGGGCCCAGGCGAGCCTGCGCCGCCAGCTCCAGGAGACGGGCTCGCACGGCGAGGAGCCGCTGCACCCGTGA